A stretch of Hydrogenothermus marinus DNA encodes these proteins:
- a CDS encoding DEAD/DEAH box helicase, translating to MTNLQISNSSYLEYKLAKDFNKALIFIDSEKRALEIEKNLNAFLNYFNKNIPVLYIPSNTEIHDTLAQFKRNYAIYLSKKNKDSFFILTKESENIKVAKNKDFIHLKEGKEINFDNLVKRLIEFGYIKEEKVENEGEFSFKGGILRINIPFIGVFDIDFFGDQIEGIYQISKLLTKKKIQNIDIFPLYDFPVYYNEFFDLDFKKEEATNFLEFFKDFKIIEENNFVIDEEAISNSHIKGFEVVKLPITKPLFLKIERKSFIPKDYKSKTEIDIKPLEEGDYIIHEDYGIGIFRGIETKTIRGKDYDFMVLEYADGEKINVSYLHFDKIHKYDLNIPIKLDKIGGTSWRNLKKKVRKSVEKIAKELIKLYKERESTTRKPYNFDKELLRYIQETFPFLETPDQLKAIKDIENDFKSDKPTERLICGDVGFGKTEVAIRAAYISATNNRQTLILVPTTVLALQHYKKFKERLEPLGIKVENLSRLKSKKETEKILTELQEGKIDILVGTHKVLSDKVKFKNLGLLIIDEEHRFGVRAKEKIKQIKKDIDTIYLTATPIPRTLNMALSGLKKMSVINTPPEGRVETKTYVVKYNEDIIKQAIQREINRNGQVFYLHNRVETIEEKTNQLKQLFPNLKIDFIHGKMKPSQIEKKIMEFTDKKLNILVSTSIIETGIDIPTANTLIIERADLFGLAQLYHLRGRVGRGNIQAYCYLLLPEDRNITENAEKRLSTILKLTRPGSGLKVAIEDMKIRGAGNILGVEQSGNIKAVGFDFYVKLLKESIEKEQGKAFETKIETDIEGYIPKTFIENPQERMNIYLSFSKALDSEEIEELEEYLSEFYKDIPSALKVYISLEKIKKEATNLGIEKISIKNKYCEINFGKLSPEKTVKLIEKTKPEYITSNSIKFRYKNLEHIYKILKMIK from the coding sequence ATATTCCAGTCCTATATATTCCATCAAATACAGAAATTCATGATACTTTAGCTCAATTTAAAAGAAACTATGCTATATATTTATCTAAAAAAAATAAAGATTCATTTTTTATACTGACTAAAGAATCTGAAAATATAAAAGTGGCTAAAAATAAAGATTTTATTCATTTAAAAGAAGGAAAAGAGATAAATTTTGATAATCTTGTAAAAAGATTAATAGAGTTTGGATATATAAAAGAAGAAAAAGTTGAAAATGAAGGTGAGTTTTCATTTAAAGGTGGAATATTAAGAATAAATATTCCATTTATTGGTGTATTTGATATTGATTTTTTTGGAGACCAGATAGAAGGAATTTATCAAATCTCAAAGCTTTTAACAAAGAAAAAAATACAAAACATAGATATTTTTCCTCTTTATGATTTTCCAGTATATTATAATGAGTTTTTTGATTTAGATTTTAAAAAGGAAGAAGCTACAAATTTTTTAGAATTTTTTAAAGATTTTAAAATAATAGAAGAAAACAATTTTGTTATTGATGAAGAAGCTATTTCAAACTCTCATATAAAGGGATTTGAAGTTGTAAAACTTCCTATTACAAAACCTCTATTTTTAAAAATAGAAAGAAAATCATTTATACCCAAAGATTACAAATCAAAAACAGAAATAGATATAAAGCCATTAGAAGAAGGTGATTATATCATCCATGAAGATTATGGAATTGGAATTTTTAGAGGAATTGAAACAAAAACAATAAGAGGAAAAGATTATGATTTTATGGTATTAGAGTATGCAGATGGAGAAAAGATTAATGTTTCATATCTACATTTTGATAAAATCCATAAATATGATCTAAATATTCCTATAAAACTGGATAAAATAGGTGGAACTTCTTGGAGAAACTTAAAGAAAAAAGTAAGAAAATCCGTAGAAAAAATAGCAAAAGAACTTATAAAGTTATATAAAGAAAGAGAGTCAACAACAAGAAAGCCATATAACTTTGATAAAGAGCTTTTAAGATATATTCAAGAAACATTTCCTTTTTTAGAAACCCCTGACCAGTTGAAAGCTATAAAAGATATAGAAAATGATTTTAAATCTGATAAACCTACAGAAAGGTTAATCTGTGGAGATGTAGGTTTTGGGAAAACAGAGGTTGCTATAAGAGCCGCTTATATATCAGCTACAAACAATAGACAAACTCTTATTTTAGTGCCAACTACAGTTTTGGCTTTACAACATTATAAAAAATTTAAAGAAAGACTTGAGCCACTTGGTATAAAAGTAGAAAATCTTTCAAGATTGAAATCAAAAAAAGAAACAGAAAAAATCCTAACAGAACTGCAAGAAGGAAAAATAGATATATTAGTAGGAACTCACAAGGTATTAAGTGATAAAGTTAAATTTAAAAATCTTGGACTTCTTATTATAGATGAAGAACATAGATTTGGAGTAAGAGCAAAAGAAAAAATAAAACAGATAAAAAAGGATATAGATACAATCTATCTTACAGCAACACCAATACCAAGAACATTAAATATGGCACTTTCAGGATTAAAAAAAATGTCAGTTATAAATACACCACCAGAAGGAAGAGTTGAAACTAAAACATATGTTGTTAAATACAATGAAGATATTATAAAACAGGCTATCCAAAGGGAAATAAATAGAAATGGACAGGTTTTTTATTTACATAATAGAGTAGAAACAATAGAAGAAAAAACAAATCAGTTAAAGCAGTTATTTCCAAACCTGAAAATAGATTTTATTCATGGAAAAATGAAACCTTCTCAAATAGAAAAGAAAATAATGGAATTTACAGATAAAAAGCTAAACATTTTAGTTTCAACATCAATAATAGAAACAGGTATAGATATACCAACAGCAAACACTTTAATAATAGAAAGAGCAGATCTTTTTGGACTTGCACAGCTTTACCATTTAAGAGGAAGAGTCGGAAGAGGAAATATTCAAGCATACTGCTATCTACTTTTACCTGAAGATAGAAATATTACAGAAAATGCAGAAAAAAGGCTTTCTACTATTTTAAAACTTACAAGACCTGGTTCAGGTTTAAAGGTTGCAATAGAAGATATGAAAATAAGAGGAGCAGGGAATATTTTAGGAGTAGAACAAAGTGGAAATATTAAAGCAGTTGGATTTGATTTTTATGTAAAACTTTTAAAAGAAAGTATAGAAAAAGAGCAAGGTAAAGCTTTTGAAACAAAAATAGAAACAGATATAGAAGGATATATACCAAAAACATTTATAGAAAATCCTCAAGAAAGAATGAATATTTATCTTTCTTTTTCTAAAGCATTAGACTCAGAAGAAATAGAAGAACTTGAAGAGTATCTATCAGAATTTTATAAAGATATACCTTCTGCTTTAAAAGTATATATATCTTTAGAAAAGATAAAAAAAGAAGCAACAAATCTTGGAATTGAAAAAATAAGTATAAAAAATAAATATTGTGAAATAAATTTTGGAAAACTTAGTCCTGAGAAAACAGTAAAACTTATAGAAAAAACAAAACCTGAATATATCACCTCAAACAGCATAAAATTTAGATATAAAAATTTAGAGCATATATATAAAATTTTAAAAATGATAAAATAA